In the genome of Enterococcus hirae ATCC 9790, one region contains:
- a CDS encoding ABC transporter substrate-binding protein, with amino-acid sequence MKFKKLVASATLLASAAVLFAGCGSSSNSATKDENKISVWAWDETFNIKAVNEAKKVYDNKDVEVDVVTMSQDDIVQKLNTALASGNTDGLPNIVLIEDYRIQGYLNSYPDAFSELTDIVDESNFASYKFAVNKIDDQIYGVPFDSGVTANFYRTDLLEEAGYSQADMQNLSWDDYLQVARDVKAKTGKKITEVNPSDLGRVRMIMQEAGEWYTSEDGKTVTIKDNQSLKYGLNLFATLLKEDLVEQTSDWNAGVTAIQSGAVASSPIGAWYSSTIQGAEDQSGKWAIAPTPSLPANMQKAQASNLGGAGWYVIKGVSGEENAKDFLKKTFATNEDLMGTLAKEIGLVSTMLSAKDQPAYQESSEFYSGQKVFEDFSKWTAEIPQVNYGQETYAIEAVVAESLHRIINGEDTDKVLADTQKQVEAQLAN; translated from the coding sequence ATGAAATTCAAAAAATTAGTAGCAAGTGCGACGCTTTTAGCTTCAGCAGCAGTTTTGTTTGCGGGATGTGGGAGTTCCTCAAATTCAGCAACGAAAGATGAAAATAAAATCAGTGTTTGGGCATGGGATGAAACGTTTAATATCAAAGCAGTCAATGAAGCAAAAAAAGTCTATGACAATAAAGATGTCGAAGTGGATGTCGTTACGATGTCACAAGATGATATCGTACAAAAGTTAAACACAGCATTAGCCAGTGGAAATACTGATGGATTACCGAATATCGTGTTGATTGAGGATTATCGTATTCAAGGTTATTTGAATTCTTATCCGGACGCATTTTCTGAGTTAACCGATATCGTAGATGAATCCAATTTTGCTTCGTATAAATTTGCGGTTAATAAGATCGATGATCAAATTTATGGCGTTCCATTTGATTCAGGTGTTACGGCTAATTTTTATCGAACAGATTTGTTAGAAGAAGCCGGTTACAGTCAAGCAGATATGCAGAATTTAAGTTGGGATGACTATTTACAAGTTGCTCGAGATGTTAAAGCAAAAACGGGTAAAAAAATTACTGAAGTGAATCCCTCAGATCTTGGACGTGTCCGTATGATTATGCAAGAAGCTGGTGAATGGTACACTTCAGAAGATGGAAAGACGGTTACGATCAAAGATAACCAATCATTGAAATATGGATTAAATCTATTTGCTACACTACTTAAAGAAGATCTAGTGGAACAAACTTCAGATTGGAATGCAGGTGTCACGGCCATTCAATCAGGGGCTGTTGCATCCAGTCCAATTGGTGCTTGGTATTCCTCAACGATCCAAGGTGCTGAAGATCAATCAGGGAAATGGGCAATTGCACCGACACCTTCATTACCTGCCAATATGCAAAAAGCACAAGCTTCTAATTTAGGCGGAGCTGGGTGGTATGTGATCAAAGGTGTTTCAGGCGAAGAAAATGCGAAAGACTTCTTGAAGAAGACCTTTGCGACTAACGAAGACTTGATGGGAACCTTAGCGAAAGAAATCGGGTTAGTTTCTACCATGTTAAGTGCAAAAGATCAACCAGCTTATCAAGAGTCTTCTGAATTCTATAGTGGTCAAAAGGTGTTTGAAGACTTTTCTAAATGGACAGCGGAAATTCCACAAGTTAATTATGGACAAGAAACCTATGCAATCGAAGCAGTTGTAGCAGAGTCATTACACCGAATCATCAATGGAGAAGATACTGATAAAGTCTTGGCAGATACGCAAAAACAAGTAGAAGCACAGTTAGCCAATTAA
- a CDS encoding carbohydrate ABC transporter permease, translating to MKQKDFFKNGNAFLVLPVLMISIMVFIPMILALITSFQSGPPVNMSFNGLGNYQRMLNDATFKKAFFNTFLYLLVQVPIMLFLALFVSNLLNDKKLKMKGFFRTAIFLPCITSMVSYSLIMKSLFSQSGLVNNFLMTIGLIDMPIGWLTHPVWAKVLIIISITWRWTGYNMIFFLSGMQNIDPAIYEAAEIDGASKWQQLIKVTIPNLKPIILFTSITSTIGTLQLFDEVQNITGGGPANATTTLSQYIYNLSYKFTPNFGYAAAVSFVIVVFIVLLSIIQTKVGGEKA from the coding sequence ATGAAACAAAAAGATTTTTTCAAGAACGGAAATGCGTTTCTTGTTTTACCAGTTCTGATGATCTCGATCATGGTATTTATCCCAATGATTTTAGCGCTGATCACTTCATTTCAAAGTGGTCCCCCAGTTAATATGAGTTTTAATGGTTTGGGGAATTATCAACGCATGTTGAATGATGCGACCTTCAAAAAGGCTTTTTTTAACACCTTTTTATATTTATTGGTACAAGTACCGATTATGTTGTTTTTAGCTTTATTTGTCTCTAATTTATTAAATGATAAAAAGCTTAAAATGAAAGGATTCTTCCGGACAGCGATTTTTTTACCTTGTATCACATCCATGGTTAGCTATTCGCTTATTATGAAAAGCTTGTTTTCTCAATCGGGATTAGTGAATAATTTTTTGATGACGATCGGCTTGATCGATATGCCAATTGGCTGGCTGACTCATCCAGTTTGGGCGAAAGTATTAATCATCATTTCGATTACATGGCGTTGGACAGGTTATAACATGATTTTCTTTTTATCAGGAATGCAAAATATTGATCCGGCAATTTATGAAGCAGCAGAAATCGATGGCGCATCTAAGTGGCAACAATTGATCAAAGTCACGATTCCTAACTTAAAACCAATTATTTTGTTTACGTCAATCACATCAACGATCGGTACGTTGCAACTCTTTGATGAAGTACAAAATATTACGGGTGGTGGACCAGCAAATGCAACAACTACGCTATCTCAGTATATTTACAATTTAAGTTATAAATTTACACCGAATTTTGGTTATGCTGCGGCGGTTTCATTTGTGATCGTAGTCTTTATTGTACTGTTATCAATCATTCAAACGAAAGTCGGAGGTGAAAAAGCGTGA
- a CDS encoding carbohydrate ABC transporter permease, whose product MIDQAENKVLLKENEKKATKTFDWLAVFKYASLSVISFISIFPFVWMILGMTNTPIDITAGKLKIGSHLVVNFQNLFSNDLNFARSLWNSALIAIVTTVLALLISSMAGYGFEIYKSRKKERLFTILLLSMMVPFAALMIPLYRMFSNLNGTILGINSFLVVILPSVSTAFLIFFFRQNVKAFPKDLVEAARLDGLKELSIFFRVYLPTAKNTYAAAAIITFMSSWNNYLWPLVALQSPDKRTVPLVLSAMGASYTPDYGMIMAGLVIATLPTAIVFFVLQKQFVQGMIGSVK is encoded by the coding sequence GTGATAGATCAAGCAGAAAACAAAGTACTTCTTAAAGAGAATGAAAAAAAAGCGACTAAAACATTCGATTGGTTAGCTGTTTTTAAATATGCCTCTTTGAGCGTGATTTCATTTATTTCGATTTTTCCTTTTGTTTGGATGATCTTAGGAATGACGAATACACCTATCGATATTACTGCCGGAAAATTAAAGATCGGTAGCCATTTAGTTGTCAACTTCCAGAATCTTTTTTCAAATGACTTAAACTTTGCACGCTCATTGTGGAATTCAGCTTTGATCGCTATTGTAACAACGGTCTTAGCTTTGTTGATTTCATCTATGGCTGGTTATGGGTTTGAGATCTATAAAAGTCGAAAAAAAGAACGATTATTTACGATTTTGCTTTTATCGATGATGGTTCCTTTTGCTGCATTGATGATTCCTTTATACCGCATGTTTTCTAACTTAAACGGAACGATCTTAGGGATTAATAGCTTCTTAGTCGTCATTTTGCCTTCAGTAAGTACAGCTTTTTTGATCTTCTTCTTTCGACAAAACGTTAAAGCGTTTCCTAAAGATTTAGTAGAAGCTGCACGTTTAGATGGATTAAAAGAATTAAGTATATTTTTCCGTGTCTACCTACCCACTGCTAAAAATACGTATGCAGCTGCTGCAATCATTACTTTTATGAGTAGTTGGAATAACTATCTTTGGCCTTTAGTTGCATTGCAATCACCAGATAAGCGTACGGTCCCATTAGTTTTATCTGCCATGGGAGCCTCTTATACACCAGATTACGGAATGATTATGGCCGGGCTTGTGATTGCAACATTGCCAACAGCTATCGTGTTCTTTGTTTTACAAAAACAATTTGTTCAAGGAATGATCGGTTCTGTCAAGTAA